The proteins below come from a single Miscanthus floridulus cultivar M001 chromosome 1, ASM1932011v1, whole genome shotgun sequence genomic window:
- the LOC136472059 gene encoding uncharacterized protein translates to MTVPAARVGNALHFLFDGSASILMYDVAARGFSVIERPPQCSVDFQGNAVLMSMDDGRLGFAAVRGHGLRLWAREVGADGVAAWVQRKAIRLNTHGNGLPYLIAYGVGVFFVWTAGVGLSLVNLRSNQVTKAETDDRLFGVVPYITYCIPALRGGIFGIEGDGPNAGA, encoded by the exons ATGACCGTGCCCGCTGCCCGCGTGGGGAACGCGCTCCACTTCCTCTTTGACGGGAGCGCCAGCATCCTCATGTATGATGTGGCCGCACGAGGATTCTCCGTGATTGAGAGGCCACCTCAATGCTCCGTCGACTTCCAGGGGAACGCTGTGCTCATGAGCATGGATGATGGTAGGCTGGGATTCGCTGCCGTGCGCGGGCACGGGCTGCGGCTGTGGGCGAGGGAGGTCGGCGCTGACGGCGTAGCAGCATGGGTACAGAGGAAAGCCATTAGACTGAACACGCATGGTAATGGGTTGCCCTACTTGATTGCCTATGGCGTTGGGGTCTTCTTCGTGTGGACGGCTGGTGTTGGCTTGTCCCTTGTCAATCTGAGATCTAACCAGGTGACGAAAGCGGAGACTGACGATCGCCTCTTTGGTGTGGTTCCTTACATAACCTACTGCATTCCAG CACTGAGAGGAGGAATCTTTGGAATTGAGGGCGATGGACCAAATGCGGGTGCATGA
- the LOC136537523 gene encoding uncharacterized protein: protein MTSTMREDHERAWKHYGCTLMSDGWTDRRGRHLINFLVNSPEGTYFLESVDASSEVHDAYMLADLLEKRIEEIGKDKVVQVVTNNGANYKAAGKLLMERIPSLFWSPCVAHCLDLMLEDIGKLKEFKKPIARARRVTTFIYRHGRILSTMREKTGGADLVRPAATRFATSFLTLKSLHKHRDDLKALFYSEAWTSNKLAKTSAGMDVHDIVLSTEFWNLVEDCLRALAPLLIVLRVVDGDEKPAMPEVAALMNRAKEKIKLSFAIQTKKTLVKRIMEIIEKRWVKQMDHPLYGAALYLNPGKLHPLIRADDDATIGQLRGCFLEVLGRMVDDKDTQAKIDAQSLDYEALRGDAFSNKMAKQNLESMSPLDWWRSYGGRAIELQRFARRIVSLCASSSGCERNWSTFEFIHTKKRNRLLHKRLNSIVFVSYNRKMKTRFQIRREKKGKSFDPLVIEEFDWDNEWADSSFVHRQGARGCECDANDLRWEHVDEALGASSSLRGRNLRRNASSNRARPSSPSLVEDDLGSDDEEDEASQDPHDDADVTDCEDAPGPNGSNNGKDIEAAANIHDEFDDGY from the exons ATGACAAGCACCATGAGGGAGGACCATGAGCGAGCATGGAAGCATTATGGCTGCACGCTTATGTCAGATGGATGGACCGATAGGAGGGGACGACATTTGATTAACTTCCTTGTGAATAGCCCGGAGGGGACTTACTTCTTGGAGTCCGTCGATGCATCAAGTGAGGTCCATGATGCATATATGCTTGCTGATTTGCTGGAGAAGAGAATTGAGGAGATTGGAAAAGACAAGGTTGTCCAAGTTGTCACTAATAATGGGGCTAACTACAAGGCAGCGGGCAAGCTTCTAATGGAGAGAATTCCTTCACTGTTTTGGAGTCCATGTGTTGCACATTGCTTGGACCTTATGCTAGAAGACATAGGGAAGTTGAAGGAATTTAAGAAGCCTATTGCACGTGCAAGGCGTGTCACAACCTTCATCTATAGGCATGGGAGAATTCTTAGTACAATGAGAGAGAAGACAGGTGGGGCTGATCTTGTTAGACCTGCAGCCACTCGATTTGCGACCTCGTTCCTCACTTTGAAGAGTTTGCATAAGCACAGAGATGATTTGAAGGCTCTATTTTATAGTGAAGCATGGACCAGCAATAAATTGGCTAAAACTTCAGCCGGCATGGATGTGCATGACATTGTGCTCTCTACAGAGTTTTGGAATTTAGTTGAGGATTGCCTTAGAGCTTTAGCCCCACTACTAATTGTACTTAGGGTGGTGGATGGTGATGAGAAGCCCGCAATGCCAGAGGTTGCAGCACTTATGAATCGTGCAAAAGAGAAGATCAAGCTAAGCTTTGCTATCCAAACCAAGAAAACCTTGGTCAAGAGAATTATGGAAATCATTGAGAAACGTTGGGTGAAACAAATGGACCATCCTTTATATGGGGCTGCACTATACTTGAACCCAGGGAAATTACATCCTCTCATAagagctgatgatgatgccactATTGGGCAGCTAAGAGGTTGCTTCCTTGAAGTTCTTGGAAGAATGGTGGATGATAAAGATACTCAAGCCAAGATTGATGCTCAATCCTTGGACTATGAAGCCCTTAGAGGAGATGCATTCTCAAATAAGATGGCTAAGCAAAACCTTGAGTCAATGAGCCCTC TTGATTGGTGGCGTTCATATGGTGGCCGTGCTATTGAGCTTCAACGGTTTGCTAGGCGCATTGTTAGTCTATGTGCTTCATCATCTGGTTGTGAGAGGAATTGGAGCACGTTCGAGTTT ATCCATACAAAGAAAAGAAATCGCTTGCTGCATAAGAGGTTGAATTCTATTGTATTTGTTTCCTACAACCGGAAGATGAAGACTAGGTTTCAGATAAGGCGTGAGAAAAAAGGAAAGAGTTTTGATCCTTTGGTCATTGAAGAGTTCGATTGGGACAATGAGTGGGCTGACTCTTCTTTTGTACACCGTCAAGGTGCTCGTGGGTGTGAGTGTGATGcaaatgatcttagatgggaacatGTTGATGAAGCTCTTGGTGCATCAAGCTCGCTCCGAGGACGCAATCTCAGAAGGAATGCTAGCAGCAACCGTGCAAGACCTTCTAGCCCAAGTTTGGTTGAAGATGACTTAGGTTCAGAtgacgaagaagatgaagcaagtcAAGACCCACATGACGATGCTGATGTGACAGATTGTGAAGATGCTCCTGGTCCTAATGGCTCCAACAATGGAAAGGACATTGAGGCTGCTGCAAACATCCATGATGAATTTGATGATGGATATTGA